From the Sphingomonas sabuli genome, the window CGCCCTTGCCGCCGTTGCCGGAGCGCATGGCGTCAAGGGCGAGCTGCGCCTCAAATTGTTCACCGACAGCATCGACAACCTCAAGCGCCACACGCGCCTGATCGTCGGCGGGGTCGAACACGCGCTTGAAAGCGTGCGCCCCGGCCCCACCGGCGCGGTGGCGCGCCTGGCCGGCATCGCCGACCGCTCGGCCGCGGAGGCCCTGCGCGGATCGCTGGTCGAAATCGACCGCGCCAGCCTGCCGCCGCTGGAAGAGGGCGAATATTATCACGCCGACCTGGTCGGGCTGGAATGCGTCGATCGCGACGGACGTCCGGTCGGCAAAGTTGCCGGCGTGGAAAATTACGGCGCGGGCGACCTGCTTGAAATCGAGACCGCGGATGGCAAGCGGTCGCTGATCCCGT encodes:
- the rimM gene encoding ribosome maturation factor RimM (Essential for efficient processing of 16S rRNA), with the protein product MSQRIALAAVAGAHGVKGELRLKLFTDSIDNLKRHTRLIVGGVEHALESVRPGPTGAVARLAGIADRSAAEALRGSLVEIDRASLPPLEEGEYYHADLVGLECVDRDGRPVGKVAGVENYGAGDLLEIETADGKRSLIPFKAGIADLIDTRIELDPEFLA